One segment of Meleagris gallopavo isolate NT-WF06-2002-E0010 breed Aviagen turkey brand Nicholas breeding stock chromosome 8, Turkey_5.1, whole genome shotgun sequence DNA contains the following:
- the TMEM26 gene encoding transmembrane protein 26 translates to MIERGHAETFPAQCGQSCTEHCKAPQLGSALGLSVGRVERDWAGMELMVLLNALVTRLLFVLHSLIGVWRVTEVKKEPKYWLLALLNLLLCLETGLTLKFKQGRGYKWFSPAIFLYLICIVPSLWLLEIHHGTQYCSNEPEAVQLNVTNQDISQPPDISEGSERIDHHIIRTAKVFVNQLSTICETVWTLALHQTFLLLLVVGRWLLPIGVEITRDQLSQLLLMFVGTAADILEFASETLDIEDVRKNYILINAILAVWTWSMLQFPLDLAG, encoded by the exons ATGATAGAGAGGGGACATGCAGAAACCTTTCCTGCTCAGTGTGgtcagagctgcacagagcactgcaaagCACCACAGCTTGGAAGc GCACTGGGCCTGTCTGTGGGGAGAGTGGAGAGGGACTGGGCCGGGATGGAGCTGATGGTTCTGCTCAACGCTCTTGTTACTCGCCTGCTGTTCGTGTTGCACTCCCTCATCGGGGTCTGGAGAGTGACTGAAGTGAAGAAAGAACCCAAGTActggctgctggcactgctcaaTCTTCTCCTTTGCCTGGAGACAGGGCTCACGCTCAAGTTTAAGCAAGGCAGAGGCTACAAATG gttTTCCCCAGCAATCTTTTTGTATCTGATTTGCATAGTACCATCATTATGGCTACTGGAAATTCACCATGGGACACAG TATTGCAGTAATGAGCCTGAAGCTGTTCAGTTGAATGTCACCAATCAAGACATCAGTCAGCCTCCAGACATCAGTGAGGGAAGCGAGAGAATAGATCACCACATCATTCGGACG GCTAAAGTCTTTGTGAATCAGCTCTCCACAATCTGTGAGACTGTATGGACCCTGGCCCTCCACCAGACCTTTCTACTACTTCTAGTAGTTGGGAGATGGCTTCTCCCCATTGGGGTTGAAATCACCCGGGACCAGTTGTCCCAGCTGCTTCTCATGTTTGTAGGAACAGCAGCAGATATACTTGAATTTGCTAGTGAAACCCTGGACATTGAGGATGTGCG GAAGAATTATATTCTCATAAATGCAATTCTTGCTGTATGGACCTGGAGTATGTTACAGTTTCCACTTGATCTTGCAGGTTAG